GCCGCTCCGTAGGCTGACCACGTGACGGAGCCCGTGCGGTGGACGGCCGAGGACACCGAGGACGTCGTCTGCTGCCTGTGCCGGGTGCCCGGCACGCTGGTGCACGACCTCGCCCCGTTCGGGGTGGTCCGCTGCCCGCAGTGCGCGCTGGTGTTCATCAGCCCGCGGTTGCGCCCAGAGGCGCTGCAGCGGCTCTACGACGACGCCGGCTACTTCGAGGGCGGCGTCTACGACGCCGGCGTCCGCGCCGAGGGCCTCTCCCCCGCCATGCTACTGCAGCGGACCTGGACGGCCGGCCGGCTGGCGCTCGTCGACCGCGAGCGCGGCCTCCCCGCGGGCGGGCGGCTGCTCGAGGTCGGCGCCGGCTACGGCCTGTTCCTGGCCGCCGCCCGGGACGCCGGCTGGGCGACCTCCGGCGTGGAGCTCTCCCGCACCGGGGCGAAACACGCGCAGGACGCCCTGGGCCTGGACGTGTTCCGCGGCCAGCTGGAGGACGCGCCGCTGGAGCCGGGCTTCGACGTGGTGTGCGCCTGGGACACCGCCGAGCACGTGCCCGACCCCGTGTCCTTCTGGCGGGCGGTGCGCTCGCTGGTCGCCGACGACGGGATCGTGGTGTTCTCCACGCCCTACGTGGACTCGCTGCCGGCCCGGCTGCTGGGCACCCGCTGGTGGACGCTCAAGCCGGCCGAGCACATCTGGCACTTCACCCCGCGCACCCACGCGCTGCTGCTCGCGCGGGCCGGGCTGGCGCTCACCCGGGTGGTCCGCAACCCGCTCGCCCCGGCGAACGCCGGCCGGCTGGACTCCCTCGTCGGCGTCGCCCGCCCCATCCCCGCGACGCCGTGACCGACGCGGCCCGTCTGCAGGGGCCCGCCGCGAGCCCGCGAGTGGTGGGGGGCAGAGGGGTCCTCCATCAGGCGGCGCGGTCGTCGTCCCCCCGCGGGGCGGTCGCCGCGCGGCGGAAGGTCTGCCGGTAGGCCCGCGGTGAGACACCGCGGCGGCGGGCGAACTGCTCGCGGAACCCGGCCGCGGTGCCGAAGCCGACCAGCCGGGCGACCTCCTCGACCGGGGCGTCGCTGCCCTCCAGCAGCGCCTCGGCGGCGGCGAGCCGCTGGGTGAGCAGCCAGGCGTGCGGCGTCGTCCCGGTGGTCGCCCTGAACCGCCGGGCGAAGGTGCGCGGGCTCATCAGGGCCCGCCGGGCGAGCAGCTCGACGGAGAGGTCGTCGGCGAGGTGGGCCTGCGCCCACTCCAGCACCGCGCCGAGCAGGTCGTCCTGCACCCGGGCCACCGGGGCGTCGATGAACTGCGCCTGCCCGCCGTCGCGGTGCGGCGGCACCACCATCTCCCGAGCCAGCGCGTTGGCCGCCGCGGCGCCCCACTCGCGGCGCACCAGGTGCAGCAGGGTGTCCACGCCGGCCGCCGTCCCCGCGCCGGTGACGAGCCGGCCGTTGTCGACGTAGAGCACCGCGGGGTCGACCCGGACGGCGGGGTGGCGGGCGGCCAGCTCACCGGTGTACCGCCAGTGCGTGGTGGCCCGGAGCCCGTCGAGCAGGCCGGTGGCGGCCAGCACGAACGCGCCCGAGCACTGGCTGACGACCACGGCCCCGCGCGCGTGCGCGGCGCGCAGCGCGTCGAGCACCGCCGGCGAGGGCGCCCGGTCCAGCCGCTCCCAGGCGGTGACCGTGACGACGTCGGAGGCGACCAGCCGGTCGAGGCCGTGCTCGACGGTCATCGCCAGCCCGGTGTCCGTGCGGACGACGCCCGGGTGCTCGGTGACCGGCGCGAAGTCGAACAGCGGCAGCCCGAGGTGCCGGCGGTCGTAGGCGAAGACCTCCGCGGCCACGCCGAGGCCGAAGCTGCCGACCAGCCCGTCGGCGACCAGGGTGCTGACGACGACGGGGCGGTCGGGCGTGGCCATGCCCGTCATGATGGCAGGAAAACTGCGTTGGTGGTCGGTCCTGCCACTCGTCCGGGAGCACGGACGGTCGCAGGCTGCACCCGTGCTGCTCATCACCTGCCCCGTGACGGGGTCCCACGAGCTGGTCGGCGACCGGCGGATCCGCTCGGTGGTCAACCACCCGAACCACATCGCGCTGCACGTCTCGTGCCCGTGCGGCGGCGTGCACGTCTACCGCACCGGCCGCCGCTGGGCGGCGGGCCGGGCAACCGCCACGGCTCGACCTGCGCCGCAGCCGACCTCCGCCTACTCTCGAACACATGAGCGAGCCCACCGCGAACGAGGACCGCAGCGCCGAGAAGGACCCGTCGGACTGGGTGACCGGCGACGAGCCCGCCACCGGCGCGCAGAAGAGCTACCTGCACACCCTGGCCCGCCAGGCCGGCGAGGACGTGCCGGACGACATCACCAAGGCCGACGCGTCGATCAAGATCGACGAGTTGCAGGACGAGACCGGCCGGGGCCAGTAGCCCCGGCCGGCAGGTCAGGCCTCCAGCTTGTAGCCCAGCCCGCGCACGGTCACCAGGTACTTGGGGTTGGCCGGGTCGGGTTCGATCTTGGCCCGCAGCCGCTTGACGTGGACGTCGAGGGTCTTGGTGTCGCCGACGTAGTCCGACCCCCACACCCGGTCGATGAGCTGGACGCGGGTGAGCACCCGGCCGGCGTTGCGCAGCAGGAGTTCGAGCAGGTCGAACTCCTTGAGCGGCAGCGCGATCGGCTCGCCGTCGACCGAGACGACGTGCCGCTCGACGTCCATGCGCACCGGGCCGGCCTCCAGGGCCGACTCCGCCGGCGCCTCGACGTCACCGCGGCGGCGCAGCACCGCACGGATGCGAGCGACCAGCTCGCGGGCCGAGTACGGCTTGGTCACGTAGTCGTCGGCGCCGAGCTCCAGGCCGACCACCTTGTCGACCTCGGCGTCCTTGGCGGTCAGCATGATGATCGGCACGCCGCTGCGGGAGCGCAGGGCGCGGCAAACCTCGGTCCCGGGCAGACCCGGCAGCATGAGGTCCAGCAGGACGATGTCGGCACCACCCCGGTCGAACTCCGCGAGGGCCTCCGGCCCGGTGCCGGCGACGACCGGGTCGAACCCCTCCTTCCGCAGCATGTAGGACAGCGCGTCGGAGAAGGACTCCTCGTCCTCCACGACCAGCACTCGGGTCATGACCGTCCCTTCGGGGCGTGTGCGGCGGTCGGGCCGCCGGCGAGGTCGTGCTCGTCCGGCGCGTCGCCGGGAGGTGGAGGGGTCGCAGCGCGGTCGGCCAGCGGGATCCGCAGGGTGAAGGTGGAGCCGAGCCCCTCCTCGCTCCACACGCTCACCGAGCCGCCGTGGTTCGTGGCGACGTGCTTCACGATCGCCAGCCCGAGTCCGGTGCCACCGGTGCGGCTGGCCCGGGACTGGTCGACCCGGTAGAAGCGCTCGAAGACGCGCGACCGGTCCTCGCGGGGGATGCCGATGCCGCTGTCGGTGACGGTGATCTCCACGAGCCCGGCGCGGGCGCGGGCGCCGACGGCGATGCGGGTGTGCTCGGGGCTGTAGGCGACGGCGTTGGCCAGCAGATTGGTGACCGCGGTGGCCAGCTGCGACTCCACGCCCTTCACGACCAGCCCCCGCTCGCCGCCGGCGACGATGGCGATCTGCTTGGCGGTCGCGGCCAGCTTGGTGCGGTCGACCGCCTCGGCGATGACCGTGTCCACCTCGAGCGGCACGAGCTCCGGCAGCGGCTCACCACCCTGCAGGCGGGACAGGTCGATGAGCTCGCGGACCAGGCGGGCCAGCCGGTCGGCCTCGTGGGTCATCCGGGAGGCGAACCGGCGCACGGTCGGGGGGTCGTCGGCGGCGTCCTCCACCGCCTCGGCGAGCAGCGACAGGGCTCCCACCGGCGTCTTGAGCTCGTGCCCGACGTTGGCGACGAAGTCGCGGCGGACCGCCTCGACCCGCCGGGCCTCGGTCACGTCCTGCAGCACCAGCGCCACCGGGCCGGGTGACCCGGCAGCGCGCTCGAGGCGGACGCCGAGCACCCCGAGCTGGCGCGGACCCCCGCCGACGACCGAGCTCGGCAGGCTCACCTCGGCGCGGCGGCGCCCGCCGTCGCGCACCGTGCGGGCCAGCTCCAGCAGCTCGGGGACCAGCAGCCGGGTCTCGCGCACGATGCCCAGGGAGCGTGCCGCCGGGTTGGCCAGCAGGACGACGTCACCGGGGTCGAGCAGGACGACGGCGGGGTCGATGAGGTCGAGCAGCCGCCGGGCCAGGACCGCCTCGGGGGCCGCGCCGTCGGCCGGAGGGGCGTCCTGGGGGTCGGGACGCCGGGACCGGTGCAGCAGCGCGGCGACCAGGACGCCACCGACCAGGCCGACGACCAGGCCGGCCAGCAGGGCGACCGACGAGCTCACGGCCCGATGCTAGATCGCGGCGACACGCGCGGATCCCTCGTCGGGGTGATCGGGGCAGCCGGCACCGCGACTGTTCACGCGCCGGTGCCCGCCCGTTCACCGCTTCGGGCGGGGCGGATCGGCAGACGGTCCTACCCTCGAGGTCCAGAGGCGTCGGGACCTCGCGGCGCGGGTAGCCCCGACTGGCTGCGCCAGCGGCTGGCCCGGCCGACGAGGAGGACGACGTGCGTCAGCACTACCACGAGGAACTCGACGACATCAACAACTGCCTGGTCGAGATGGCGAACACGGTCGGGTCGGCCATGAGCAAGGCGACGACCTCGCTGCTGGACGCCGACATCGAGCTGGCGAACCTGGTGATCGAGGGCGACGAGGGCATCGACGCCCGCCGGGAGAACATCGAGCAGCGCTGCTTCACCCTGCTGGCCCGCCAGGCCCCGGTCGCCACGGACCTGCGCACCATCACCGCGGCGATGCGGATGATCAGCGACCTGGAGCGGATGGGCGACCTCGCCGTCCACGTCGCCAAGCTGGCCCGCATGCGCTTCCCGGAGCACACCGTGCCCCAGGAGCTGCGCCCGCTGTTCCTCGAGGCCGGGCACGTCGCCGAGAGCCTGGTGGCCCAGACCGCGACCGTCATCGCCAAGCTCGACGTCGAGGCCGCCGCCGCGCTCGAGGCCGACGACGACCTGATGGACCAGCTGCACCGGCAGCTGTTCAGCGAGCTGCTCAGCACCGACTGGCCGCACGGCATGGAGGCGGCCATCGACATCACCCTGCTGGGCCGCTACTACGAGCGGTTCGCCGACCACGCGGTCAGCGTCGCCCGCCGGGTGGTCTACCTGGTCACCGGCGAGCGGGAGATGTACGCGGTGTCTGATTGAGGTCTGCTGAGCGGGGGCCCGGAGGGCTCCCCGAAGCAGGCCTCGTCCGAGGCCGCCCTGCGAGGCGCCCCGACGAGAGGGGGCCGGAGGCCTCCCCGAGGAGGTGGCGGAGGGGGCTCCATGCCACGGGGGGACGGCTCCTGGCCGCGGTGTCGGCCGGTAGGCCGACAGTGTCGCAGCGCTTCGTCGGGGGGCCTCCGGCCCCCCTCCTCAGCGCTTGCCCTGGTTCTTGACCGCCTCGATGGCGGCGGCTGCGGCCTCGGGGTCGAGGTACTCCCCGCCGGGGTTGGTCGGGCGCAGGTCGTCGTCCAGGTCGTAGCGCAGCGGGACGCCGGTGGGGATGTTCAGCCCCACGACCTCGTCCTCCCCCATGCCGTCCAGGTGCTTCACCAGCGCCCGCAGGCTGTTGCCGTGGGCGGCGACGAGCACGGTCCGGCCGGCCCGCAGGTCCGGGACGACGGCGTCGTACCAGTACGGCAGCATCCGGACGACGACGTCGGCCAGGCACTCCGTCCGCGGGCGCACCTCCGGGGGCAGCACCGCGTAGCGGGCGTCGCCGTCCTGGGAGTACTCGCTGCCCGGGTCGATGGGCGGCGGCGGGGTGCTGTACGACCGCCGCCAGGTGGTGAACTGCTCCTCGCCGTACTCGGCCAGCGTCTGGGCCTTGTCCTTGCCCTGCAGCGCGCCGTAGTGCCGCTCGTTGAGCCGCCAGGAGCGCGACACCGGGATCCACTGCCGGTCCGCGGCGGCCAGCGCCAGCTCCGCGGTGGTGATGGCCCGCTTGAGCACCGAGGTGTGCAGCACGTCGGGCAGCAGCCCGTGCTCGGCGAGCAGCTCGCCACCACGCGCAGCCTCGCCGCGGCCCTTCTCCGACAGCGGCACGTCCACCCAGCCGGTGAACAGGTTGGCCTTGTTCCACTCGCTCTCGCCGTGGCGGAGCAGCACCAGGGTGTGCGTCACGCCGCCATCCTGCCCGACCCCGGGGCCGACGGGACGGCCTCCCCGGACCTCACGCGGCCAGCAGCGGCCACAGCAGCCAGGCCTCGAACGCCGCCGGCGGCAGCAGGCCGGTCAGCAGCCACGGGCTGGGCACCGGCCGGTCGACCCCCCAGCGCAGGGCCGCGACGGCGGCCACGCTGCACCCGGCTCCGGCGAGCAGCCAGAACACGATGTTCCCGACGTCGACGACCAGCAGCTGGGCGACCGTCAGCTGCACCGCGCACAGCAGCAGCGGGTACACCAGCGCGGTCGCGGCGAGCAGGCCGACGAGGGCCCGGACCTGCCGCTGCTGCTGCCCGGGACGCTCCTGCACCGCCGCCACGCTAACCGCTGCCGCCGCCGGTCACGCCCACCGGCGGTGCAGCTCAGGTCGGTGGCGTGTCCAGCGGGCGGCGCCGCCCGGGGAGCCAGGTGAACACCACCACCGCCGCCAGCACCGCGGCCGACGCGGTGCCCACGGCGGTCAGGTGCATGGCCGAGACGAACGCGTCCGCGGCCCGGTCGGCCAGCGCAGCCGCGGCCACCGCGGACCCGTCCTCCCCGCTGGCGGCCAGCCGCTCGACGGCACCGAGGGTGGCCACGATCGAGGAGTCGGCCTCACCGCGCGCCGCCGCCGGCAGCACGTCCACCGCGTCGCCCAGCTGGGCGGCGTAGGCCGCGGACAGCAGCGAGCCGAGGATGGCCACCCCCAGCGCGCCGCCCACCTGCCGGACCGAGTTGTTGACCGCCGCGCCGGCGCCGGCCTTGTGCCGCGGCACCACCGACATGATCGACTCCGTCGTCGGCGCCATCACCGCGCCCATGCCGAGGCCCTGCACCGTCAGGATGGCGACCATCAGCCACAGCGGGGAGACCCGGTCCAGCAGCTGGAAGCCCGCGAACGACGACGCGATGAGCAGGAAACCGCCGCCGACGACGGCCTTTGGCCCGAAGCGCTCGGCCAGCCGAGAGCTCTGCGGCGCCATCAGCGACATGCCCAGCGCCACCGGGATGAGCGTCGCGCCGCTGGCCAGTGGGCCGTAGCCGAGCACCCCCTGCAGGTAGTAGACGAGGTAGAACGTGGCGCCCATGAGCGCGAAGAAGTTCAGCCCGAGCGCGGCCGCGGCGGCGGAGAAGGCGGGGTTCGCGAACAGCGTGACGTCCAGGGCCGGGTGGGCCGAGCGGCGCTGCAGCCAGACGAACAGCACCAGCAGGCCCGCCCCGCCCAGCAGCGGCACGAGGACCCCGGCCGAGGTCCACCCGGCCCCGGAGCCGCCGTGGATGATCCCGTAGACCAGCCCGGCCAGCGCCACGATCGACAGCAGCACGCCGGGCACGTCCAGCCGCCCGGGCGAGGGGTCGCGGGACTCGGGGACGACCAGCAGCGTCGCGACGATGCCGAGGACGGCCACCGGCACGGTGATGAGGAAGATGGCGCCCCACCAGAAGTGCTCGAGCACCGCGCCGCTGGCCAGTGGGCCACCGGCGATGGCGATTCCGGCGGTGCCCGCCCACACTCCGATCGCCCGGCCACGCTCCCGCGGCGGGAACACGTTGGTGATGACGGCCAGCGTGGTCGGCTGCACCGCCGCCCCACCGACCCCCATGACCGCCCGCCAGGCGATCAGCTCACCGGGGCTGTCGCTGAACGCGCCCAGCAGCGAGGCCGCGGTGAACACCGACAGTCCGATGAGCAGCACCCGGCGCCGGCCGATGCGGTCGCCGATGACGCCCCAGGAGAACAGCAGCCCGGCGAAGACGAGGATGTAGGCGTCGATCGCCCACTGCAGCTGCGCCTGGCTGGCGCCCAGCTCGCGCTGCAGGGTGGGGATGGCCACGTTGAGCGTCGTGTTGCCCATGATCACCACGAGCAGGCAGACCGTCATGGTGGCCAGCACCCACCAGCGGCGGGGGTGGCCGGACCGCTCCTCGGCGGCCTCGGGGAGCGACCGTTCGGTCGCCGTCACGCCCCGTCGTCCGGGTCGCCGGTGCCGCGGGCCCGACGGTCGGCCTCGACGAACCCGGCGAAGGCCGCCAGGTTGCGCAGGGACTCCCCGCGCTTCTCCCGCCACTCCCACTCCCGCCGGATCGACGTCCCGAAACCGATCTCCAGCATCGTGTTGAAGTGGTCGTCGGCGTAGCTGAGGACCGCGCCGAGCAGCCGGTCGAGCTCCTCGGGGGTGACCGCGGCGTGCGGCAGGCGCCCGGTCAGGTAGACGTCCCCGACGCGGTCGATGGAGTAGGCGACGCCGTAGGTGCGCGCGTTGTGCTGCAGGAGGTAGGTCCACAGCTGCTCGCGGTTCTCGTCGGGCTGCCGGCACACGAAGGCCTCCACCCGCAGGGCGTGCGCGCCGACGACCAGTCCGCAGACGGTCTTGAGCTTGTTCGTGCCGGGCAGGTCGACCAGCCACCGGCCCGGCGCGGGGTGGTCGTACACCAGCTCGCTGTCCCGCAGGGTCTGCTCGACGACCGCGTCGAGCTCCTGGACGGTCCGCTCGCGGCCCACGGCGTCCCCCGGTCCGCTCACCGGGCCACCTGCGCGGCGGGGGACCGCACCGGACCCAGCCCCCACGCCGGACGGCGCAGGGTGCCCAGGGACGGCTCCCGGGATGTCAGGGCCATCTCCTCGGCGGCGGCGGTGTAGGCCGCGACCAGGCTGTCGACGGTGCGCTCCCAGGAGAAGGCGCCCGCGTGCCGCCGGGCGCCGGCCGACAGCAGCTCGCGGCGGGCCAGCACCGACCGGACGGCGGCGGCGTAGTCGGCCGGGTCGCGGCCGGGCACCAGCACGCCGGAGACGCCGTCCCGGACGGCGGTGCGCAGCCCGCCGACGGCCGCGGCGACCACCGGTGTCCCGCAGGCCTGGGCCTCCAGGGCCACCAGGCCGAAGGACTCGTTGTGGCTGGGGACGACGGCGACGTCGGCCGCGCGGTAGTGCTCGGCGAGCAGCTCGGCGTGCACCGGCGGCAGCAGGCGGACCAGGTCGCTGATGCCCAGCCCGGCGGCCAGCTGCTCCAGCCGGCGGGGGGCCTCCAGGCCGGTGCCGCTGGGGGCGCCGACGACGTGCACCTGCAGCCGGCCGCGCAGGGTGGGGTCGTCGGCGAGCAGCCGCGCGGCCGCCTCGAGCAGCAGGTCCGGGGCCTTGAGCGGCTGGATGCGGCCGACGAACAACATCACGACGGCGTCCGCGGCGATGCCCAGCCGGCGGCGGGCCGCCCCCCGGTCGCCGGGGGTGAACCGGTCGAGGTCGACGCCGGGCGGGACGACCAGCGTGCGCCGCGGGTCGGCGCCGTAGTGCTCGACCAGCTGGCGGGCCTCGTCGACGGTGTTGGCGACCAGCCGGTCGGCCTCGGCGACCACCTGCTCCTCGCCGATCACCCGGGCCCGCGGCTCGGGCCGGTCACCGGTGGCCAGCGCGGCGTTCTTGACCTTGGCCAGGGTGTGCGCGGTGTGGATGAGCGGCACGCTCCACCGGTCCCGGGCCAGCCAGCCGACCTGGCCGGACAGCCAGTAGTGGGAGTGCACGACGCCGTAGTGGCCCGGCTCGTGCTGGGCCTCCTCGCGCAGGACGGCGGCGGTGAAGGCGCACAGCTGGGCGGGCAGCTCCTCCTTGCCCAGCCCCTCGAACGGGCCGGCGCTGACGTGGCGCACCGTCACCCCGGGGCTCATCTCCACCACCGGAGGCAGGTCGCTGGAGGTGGCCCGGGTGAACACGTCGACGGCGATGCCGCGCTCGGCCAGCCGGCGGGACACCTCGACGACGTAGACGTTCATGCCCCCGGCGTCACCGGCACCGGGCTGGTCCAGCGGACTGGTGTGCACCGACAGCGTGGCCACCCGCCGGGGCACGGCCGAGCGGGGACGCCGGCGTGCGGCCACGCGACCCCTCCTGCCGTGCTCCTGGGCACCGGCCGGCACCCGCTGGACTCCGCATCCTGCAACAGCGCCAGGATGGGTCCCATGCCCGGCTCAGCACCCCATCCTGCCTCCGCCCCCCGGGACCTGCCCGGCGCGGGGCGCACCGCCGTCGTCACCGGCGCCTCCAGCGGCATCGGCGCGGCCACCGCGACCCGCCTGGCCGCCGAGGGCTTCGACGTCGTCCTCGGCGCGCGCCGCCTGGACCGGCTGACCGAGCTGGCCGCGGCCATCGGCGCCCGCGCGCTGCCGCTGGACGTCACCGACCCGGACTCCGTGGCCGCCTTCACCGGCGCCCTGGACCGGGTGGACGTGCTGGTCAACAACGCCGGCGGCGCGTTCGACGCCAGCCCCGTGGCCGAGGCCGACCTGGACTCCTGGGCGCGCACCTACGAGGTCAACGTGCTGGGCACCGTCCGGATGACCCGGGCGCTGCTGCCGAAGCTGGTCGCCTCGGGCGCCGGCGACCTGCTGTTCGTCGGCTCGACCGCGGGGCTGATCAGCTACGAGGGCGGCGCCTCCTACACCGCGGCCAAGCACGGCGTGCACACGCTGGCCGAGACGCTGCGGCTGGAGCTGTACGACCAGCCGGTGCGGGTGGTGGAGATCGCCCCCGGGATGGTCAAGACCGAGGAGTTCACCCTCAACCGGGTGCGCGACCGGGACCGGGCCGAGGCGGTCTACCGCGGCGTGCGCGCTCCGCTGGTCGCCGAGGACGTCGCCGACTGCATCGCCTGGGCGCTGACCCGCCCGCACCACGTCAACGTCGACCTGCTCGTCGTCCGCCCCCGCGCACAGGCCGCCCAGCACAAGGTGCACCGCGAGTAGAAGGACCCTCCTGCCACCCACCACTCGCTCGCTCGCGGCGGGCCCCTGCAGGAGGGTCGGCGTCGGGAGGCCTCCGGCCCCCGCGCCACGGGCCACCCGCGGCGCGGGCCACCGGCCTACGGCCGCACCTCGGTCGGTTCGCGCTCCAGGGTGACGCCGAACCGCTCCTCGACCGCGGCGATGATCTTCCCGCTGTAGGCGAGCAGCTCCTCGGTGGTCGCCCCGGGCTCGGTGGTCAGGGCCAGGCTGTGCCGGGGCGACGTGCCGACCCGCCCCTCGCGGCGGCCCTTGCCGAACCCGGCCTGCTGCACCAGCCAGGCGGCGCTGAGCTTGACCTGCCCGTCGCCGGCCGGCCAGCTGGGGCAGCCCTCGACCGCCCGCGCCTCCGGGACGACCGGGTTGGTGAAGAAGGAGCCGGCGCTGCGGCTGGTCGGGTCGGCGAGGTCCCAGACCATGCCCTTGCCGCGGCGCAGCTCCAGCACCGCGGCCCGGACGTCGGCCAGTGGCGCCCGCTCCCCCAGCTCCACGCCGAGGGTGCGGGCCAGCTCGGCGTAGCCGACCGGCCGGGACAGCGGGCCGGGCTCCAGCTCGAAGGTCACGGTGAGGACGACGTAGCGGCCCGGCTCGCGCTTGAGGCGGCTGTCCCGGTAGCCGAACTCGCAGTCCGTGGCGCTGAGCACCCGCTCGGCGGCCTCCGCCCGGTCCCAGACGCGGACGGCGGCGACGGCCTGGCCGACCTCCTGGCCGTACGCGCCGACGTTCTGCACCGGCGTGGCCCCCGTGGAGCCGGGGATGCCCGACATCGCCTCCACCCCGGACAGCTCCTGCTCGACGGTGTACGCGACCAGGTCGTCCCAGGGCTCGCCGGCCTGGACCACCAGCCGGCCGCCGTCGCGCACGACCCCGCGGCTGCGGACGACGACGACGTCCCCGGGCCAGCCCTCGTCCGGGCAGATCAGGTTGGACCCGCCGCCGAGCAGCAGCAGCGGCCGCGCGGCGGCGTCGGCCTCCCGCACCGCGGCGAGGAGCTCCTCGGCGTCGTCCACCTCGACCAGCCGGTCGATCGGACCGCCCACACCGAGGGTCGTCAGCTCCGCGAGCCGGGCGTTGCGTCGGACCTGCACGACCCCACGCTAACCGGGACTAGGGTGGGACCCGGTGAGCGAGGCAGGCGGCGGGGACCACAAGCGCCGGGCCAGCCTCCCCCGGCGGGCCCACCCGCGGCTGGCCGCCGGCCGGGCCCGCGCGCTGGGCCTGCCCACCCGCGGCACCACGAACGCCAACCGGCTGCGCCGGGTCGACCGCTGGCTGCTGGCCACCCAGCTGCCCCGGCTGCGCGACGCCGCCCTTCCGCTCGTCGTCGACCTGGGCTACGGCTCCTCGGCGGTCACCACGCTGGAGCTGGCCGACCGGCTGGGCGCGGAGGTGCACGGCCTGGAGGTGGTCGGCCTGGAGATCGACCCGGAGCGGGTGGCCGCGGTGGCCGCCGACCGCCGCCCGCCGCGGGTGGACTTCCGGCTCGGCGGCTTCGAGCTGGCCGGCCTGCGCCCGGTCCTGGTGCGGGCCTTCAACGTGCTGCGCCAGTACGACGAGGAGTCCGCCGCCCGGGCCTGGGAGACGACGTGCGCCGCGCTGGGCCCCGGCGGGCTCCTCGTGGAGGGCACCTGCGACGAGTGGGGACGGCGCTCGGCGTGGGTGGCCCTGGACGCCGACGGCCCGCTCACCCTGACGCTGTCGGCGCGGGTGGCCGACCTCGACCGGCCCTCCGACCTCGCCGAGCGGCTGCCCAAGGCGCTGATCCACCACAACGTGCCCGGCCGGCCGGTGCACGGGTTCCTGCGCGCCTTCGACGCCGCCTGGGCCGGTGCTGCCGGACTGTCCGCGTTCGGCCCCCGCCAGCGCTGGGTGGCCGCGGTGGAGGCCCTCGCCGACCAGGGCTGGCCGTTCGTCGGGTCCAGCCGCCGGTGGCGGCACGGCGAGGTCACCGTGCGCTGGTCGGCCGTCGCCCCGGTCTGATGTCCGTTCCCGCGGCGAGATCGGCGATCTCGTGCGCTCCCGGCCCCGGGACCGTGCGAGATCGGCGATCTCGCCGGCCGGGCACGATGGCGCGGGTGCGGTCGACCCCGATGACCCGATGAGCCGGCGCCGGGTTGCCGCGCCGGTGGTGCCGCCCGGTCCCACCCCCGTCGACGGCGGCACGGCCGAGCTGCTCGGGGACGCCGACCGCGACGGCTCCTGGGTGCTCCTGGTGGACGGGACGCCGCAGT
This window of the Geodermatophilus sp. DSM 44513 genome carries:
- a CDS encoding ATP-binding protein, translating into MSSSVALLAGLVVGLVGGVLVAALLHRSRRPDPQDAPPADGAAPEAVLARRLLDLIDPAVVLLDPGDVVLLANPAARSLGIVRETRLLVPELLELARTVRDGGRRRAEVSLPSSVVGGGPRQLGVLGVRLERAAGSPGPVALVLQDVTEARRVEAVRRDFVANVGHELKTPVGALSLLAEAVEDAADDPPTVRRFASRMTHEADRLARLVRELIDLSRLQGGEPLPELVPLEVDTVIAEAVDRTKLAATAKQIAIVAGGERGLVVKGVESQLATAVTNLLANAVAYSPEHTRIAVGARARAGLVEITVTDSGIGIPREDRSRVFERFYRVDQSRASRTGGTGLGLAIVKHVATNHGGSVSVWSEEGLGSTFTLRIPLADRAATPPPPGDAPDEHDLAGGPTAAHAPKGRS
- a CDS encoding helix-turn-helix domain-containing protein, whose product is MATPDRPVVVSTLVADGLVGSFGLGVAAEVFAYDRRHLGLPLFDFAPVTEHPGVVRTDTGLAMTVEHGLDRLVASDVVTVTAWERLDRAPSPAVLDALRAAHARGAVVVSQCSGAFVLAATGLLDGLRATTHWRYTGELAARHPAVRVDPAVLYVDNGRLVTGAGTAAGVDTLLHLVRREWGAAAANALAREMVVPPHRDGGQAQFIDAPVARVQDDLLGAVLEWAQAHLADDLSVELLARRALMSPRTFARRFRATTGTTPHAWLLTQRLAAAEALLEGSDAPVEEVARLVGFGTAAGFREQFARRRGVSPRAYRQTFRRAATAPRGDDDRAA
- a CDS encoding MFS transporter; the protein is MTATERSLPEAAEERSGHPRRWWVLATMTVCLLVVIMGNTTLNVAIPTLQRELGASQAQLQWAIDAYILVFAGLLFSWGVIGDRIGRRRVLLIGLSVFTAASLLGAFSDSPGELIAWRAVMGVGGAAVQPTTLAVITNVFPPRERGRAIGVWAGTAGIAIAGGPLASGAVLEHFWWGAIFLITVPVAVLGIVATLLVVPESRDPSPGRLDVPGVLLSIVALAGLVYGIIHGGSGAGWTSAGVLVPLLGGAGLLVLFVWLQRRSAHPALDVTLFANPAFSAAAAALGLNFFALMGATFYLVYYLQGVLGYGPLASGATLIPVALGMSLMAPQSSRLAERFGPKAVVGGGFLLIASSFAGFQLLDRVSPLWLMVAILTVQGLGMGAVMAPTTESIMSVVPRHKAGAGAAVNNSVRQVGGALGVAILGSLLSAAYAAQLGDAVDVLPAAARGEADSSIVATLGAVERLAASGEDGSAVAAAALADRAADAFVSAMHLTAVGTASAAVLAAVVVFTWLPGRRRPLDTPPT
- a CDS encoding response regulator transcription factor — its product is MTRVLVVEDEESFSDALSYMLRKEGFDPVVAGTGPEALAEFDRGGADIVLLDLMLPGLPGTEVCRALRSRSGVPIIMLTAKDAEVDKVVGLELGADDYVTKPYSARELVARIRAVLRRRGDVEAPAESALEAGPVRMDVERHVVSVDGEPIALPLKEFDLLELLLRNAGRVLTRVQLIDRVWGSDYVGDTKTLDVHVKRLRAKIEPDPANPKYLVTVRGLGYKLEA
- a CDS encoding bifunctional 2-polyprenyl-6-hydroxyphenol methylase/3-demethylubiquinol 3-O-methyltransferase UbiG; its protein translation is MTEPVRWTAEDTEDVVCCLCRVPGTLVHDLAPFGVVRCPQCALVFISPRLRPEALQRLYDDAGYFEGGVYDAGVRAEGLSPAMLLQRTWTAGRLALVDRERGLPAGGRLLEVGAGYGLFLAAARDAGWATSGVELSRTGAKHAQDALGLDVFRGQLEDAPLEPGFDVVCAWDTAEHVPDPVSFWRAVRSLVADDGIVVFSTPYVDSLPARLLGTRWWTLKPAEHIWHFTPRTHALLLARAGLALTRVVRNPLAPANAGRLDSLVGVARPIPATP
- the phoU gene encoding phosphate signaling complex protein PhoU, translated to MRQHYHEELDDINNCLVEMANTVGSAMSKATTSLLDADIELANLVIEGDEGIDARRENIEQRCFTLLARQAPVATDLRTITAAMRMISDLERMGDLAVHVAKLARMRFPEHTVPQELRPLFLEAGHVAESLVAQTATVIAKLDVEAAAALEADDDLMDQLHRQLFSELLSTDWPHGMEAAIDITLLGRYYERFADHAVSVARRVVYLVTGEREMYAVSD
- a CDS encoding DUF3072 domain-containing protein; its protein translation is MSEPTANEDRSAEKDPSDWVTGDEPATGAQKSYLHTLARQAGEDVPDDITKADASIKIDELQDETGRGQ
- a CDS encoding phosphoglyceromutase; the protein is MTHTLVLLRHGESEWNKANLFTGWVDVPLSEKGRGEAARGGELLAEHGLLPDVLHTSVLKRAITTAELALAAADRQWIPVSRSWRLNERHYGALQGKDKAQTLAEYGEEQFTTWRRSYSTPPPPIDPGSEYSQDGDARYAVLPPEVRPRTECLADVVVRMLPYWYDAVVPDLRAGRTVLVAAHGNSLRALVKHLDGMGEDEVVGLNIPTGVPLRYDLDDDLRPTNPGGEYLDPEAAAAAIEAVKNQGKR